A genomic window from Chitinophagaceae bacterium includes:
- a CDS encoding CPBP family intramembrane metalloprotease, whose amino-acid sequence MIRRRFPMDGMHPLMQMLLLTSLTLIFMFLFTMLAMFLVRPLFGITTIDIVLQNALTNTNGVAMNANQVNAIKLLQFMSSLGGFFVPAILFALLKFPGGDFLRLRRKFTPWLLPLAALVLAFAGPFISFTYLLNQQLDLPAFLDPIEKMIRDSADSNEKLTSLFLKMPTVADLFINLIVVAVIPAIAEELFFRGCVQQVMKEWLKNAHIAIWITAFIFSFIHFEFYGFVPRMLLGGLLGYLFYWSGNLWVPIIAHGFINGGQIVLAYLHEHGSIQFDIAGDDALPAYAIIICTFLLAGLLFLFRKVSDRRKFIF is encoded by the coding sequence ATGATACGCCGACGATTTCCGATGGATGGAATGCATCCCCTGATGCAAATGCTACTCCTGACCTCGCTTACCCTCATTTTTATGTTTTTGTTCACCATGCTGGCCATGTTCCTGGTAAGACCTTTATTTGGCATCACCACCATCGACATTGTTTTGCAGAATGCCTTAACTAACACAAACGGAGTGGCAATGAATGCAAACCAGGTGAATGCGATCAAGCTGTTGCAATTCATGTCGTCGCTCGGTGGATTTTTTGTTCCTGCAATACTTTTTGCATTACTCAAATTTCCCGGAGGAGATTTTCTGCGGCTAAGGAGAAAGTTCACACCCTGGCTTTTACCATTGGCTGCATTAGTGCTTGCTTTCGCAGGCCCGTTTATCAGTTTCACCTACCTACTGAATCAACAACTTGATCTTCCGGCATTCCTGGATCCTATCGAAAAAATGATCCGGGATTCAGCAGACTCCAATGAAAAATTAACCTCGTTGTTTTTAAAAATGCCAACAGTGGCAGATCTTTTCATCAACCTGATTGTTGTGGCAGTTATTCCCGCTATTGCTGAAGAATTATTTTTCCGCGGCTGCGTGCAACAAGTGATGAAAGAATGGTTGAAGAATGCACATATCGCCATCTGGATCACCGCCTTCATTTTCAGCTTTATTCATTTTGAATTTTATGGTTTTGTACCAAGGATGCTCCTGGGTGGATTACTCGGATATTTGTTTTATTGGAGCGGAAATTTGTGGGTGCCGATTATTGCACATGGATTTATTAACGGTGGCCAGATTGTGTTAGCATATCTGCATGAACATGGCAGCATTCAATTTGATATTGCCGGTGATGATGCACTTCCCGCTTATGCCATTATTATCTGCACTTTTTTACTGGCCGGGTTGCTCTTTCTTTTCAGAAAAGTCAGCGACCGAAGGAAATTTATTTTTTGA
- a CDS encoding phosphatidate cytidylyltransferase, whose protein sequence is MNDLSKRALTAIVFAAVMLGGIVIHEYAFLVLMLVIHTGCLWEYNRLIQTLQEYSPRQQRRAFIYSIISGTIIFYLLGTGFRFLPFVNEYIYFLVVPLLLGYLVLELFLSSKSPLRNAGLNVTGIIYISFPLAMAAFFPYAHEHGAWFPIRCGLILGIVLLVWTNDTMAYFSGSLFGKHKLFPSVSPAKSWEGFIGGFIFAVFVGWVLSHYFKQFNVMGWMIVGAIVSIFGTIGDLVESMIKRSVGVKDSGSFMPGHGGFLDRFDAFIFCIPFVFGFYMITLLMK, encoded by the coding sequence ATGAATGATCTGTCAAAACGAGCACTTACTGCTATTGTATTTGCGGCTGTTATGTTGGGCGGAATTGTAATTCATGAATATGCATTCCTCGTTTTGATGCTGGTAATTCATACAGGTTGTTTGTGGGAATACAATCGACTCATTCAAACGCTACAGGAATATTCCCCACGTCAGCAACGCCGTGCATTTATTTACTCCATCATTTCCGGCACCATCATTTTCTATTTGCTCGGTACGGGTTTCCGGTTTTTACCTTTCGTAAATGAATACATTTATTTCCTGGTGGTACCGCTGTTGTTAGGCTACCTTGTCCTCGAATTATTTCTTAGCAGCAAATCACCGTTGCGCAATGCCGGATTAAATGTTACTGGAATTATTTACATCAGCTTTCCGCTTGCCATGGCCGCTTTTTTCCCATATGCACACGAGCATGGAGCATGGTTTCCCATTCGTTGCGGCCTGATCCTTGGCATTGTATTGCTAGTCTGGACAAATGATACCATGGCCTATTTTTCAGGTTCACTGTTTGGAAAACACAAGTTGTTTCCCTCCGTTTCACCTGCAAAATCGTGGGAAGGATTTATCGGCGGATTTATTTTTGCTGTCTTCGTTGGATGGGTGCTGTCTCATTACTTTAAGCAATTTAATGTAATGGGATGGATGATCGTGGGTGCAATCGTTTCAATTTTCGGAACTATCGGCGACTTAGTAGAATCAATGATTAAAAGATCGGTAGGTGTGAAGGATTCCGGTTCCTTTATGCCCGGTCATGGTGGCTTTTTAGATCGTTTTGATGCTTTCATCTTTTGCATTCCGTTTGTGTTTGGATTTTACATGATTACACTGTTGATGAAATGA
- a CDS encoding phosphatidylserine decarboxylase family protein produces MRIHKEGTATLLLMAVILIIINGMLMMLLPIPVWMLVALIILTISFYLFLISFFRNPKRNTIINANEIIAPADGKVVVIEETMEMEFFNAPRRQLSIFMSPANVHVNRNPISGEVKYVKHHHGKFLVAWHPKSSTDNERTTVVIANDKIELLMRQIAGILARRIVNYLNVQDTVHQGEEFGFIKFGSRVDLFLPLDAKIKVQLNQDVRGGETVIASIS; encoded by the coding sequence CTGAGAATTCATAAAGAAGGAACCGCAACATTGTTGCTGATGGCGGTTATACTTATTATCATTAACGGTATGTTGATGATGCTTTTACCAATTCCTGTTTGGATGCTGGTGGCACTGATTATCCTTACAATCAGTTTTTATCTTTTCCTGATTTCTTTCTTCAGAAACCCAAAAAGAAATACAATAATAAATGCCAATGAAATTATTGCACCGGCCGATGGAAAAGTGGTGGTGATTGAGGAAACGATGGAAATGGAATTCTTCAATGCTCCCAGAAGACAGCTTTCCATTTTTATGTCGCCGGCCAACGTACATGTAAACCGCAATCCCATCAGTGGCGAAGTAAAATATGTAAAGCACCATCATGGGAAATTTCTTGTAGCATGGCATCCAAAATCATCCACTGATAATGAACGGACCACTGTGGTAATTGCAAATGATAAAATCGAATTGCTGATGCGGCAAATTGCCGGCATCCTTGCCCGAAGGATTGTCAACTACCTGAATGTGCAGGATACAGTTCATCAGGGCGAAGAATTCGGATTCATCAAATTTGGCTCAAGGGTAGATTTATTTTTGCCATTGGATGCAAAAATTAAAGTGCAATTGAACCAGGATGTACGCGGTGGTGAAACGGTGATCGCTTCCATTTCATGA
- a CDS encoding DUF2007 domain-containing protein yields the protein MQQEEWVKVYESPMLHQATIAQSILKEHHIEAVILNQQDSSYITIGEISVYVALKDSIAAINIIEEAFSDD from the coding sequence ATGCAACAGGAAGAATGGGTAAAAGTGTATGAATCGCCGATGTTGCATCAGGCCACCATCGCACAAAGCATTCTCAAAGAGCACCACATTGAAGCTGTAATACTGAATCAACAAGACTCTTCCTATATTACCATCGGTGAGATCAGTGTGTATGTTGCGCTCAAAGATTCCATCGCGGCGATCAACATTATTGAAGAAGCATTTTCTGATGATTAG